A window of Arcobacter acticola genomic DNA:
GTAATACTAATTCTTCGAATGAATCTCTAGTTCCTGAAGATTTTGGTGGTCCATAAACAATAATTTCTCTTTCTGGTAAAGATGCATCAATATCTGACCATTTTTTATATGGATTTGCAATTAATGATTTTCCATCAGTTGATGGAACTTCTGCTGCAACTGCCAATGCTAATTGAGCTTTTGTTACGTTAAAAGCTTTTACACTTGCAGATTGAGAAATTGCAATTCCATCAAATCCAATAATAGCTTCAGTGATATCAGTTACACCATTTTCTTGACACATTGTAAATTCTTTGTCTTTCATTCTTCTTGATGCATTAGTAATATCAGGAGTATCTATATCATTTCCAGCACAAAATAATTTCATACCTCCACCTGTACCTGTTGATTCAACAACTGGAGTTGGGAATTTTGTAGTTGCACCAAATTCTTCAGCTACTGAAGATGAAAAAGGATAAACAGTTGAAGAACCAACGATTTTAATTTGATCTCTTGCAGATAAAGTTGTTGCTAATAAAGCACTTGCGAATAAAGCCATAGATGTTTTTTTGAATGTCATATTTTTCTCCATAAATTTTTTATGTTGAAAGTTTAATGATTTCTGGTTACATTTTGGTTACTCAAGATATTCTGAGTGAGTTAATAATTATAGCTTATTTATTTGATTTAGTGAATTTTTCTTCAAATTCTTTGTAAGCTCTTACGAATAGTTCTTCACAATTATTTGGTTTATAAACTATTGCATTTACCCAAATATCATTTTCTTGGATTTTGCAAAAGTATAAAGTAGTGTAAGATTCTTTGTTCTTGTAGTGTGTATAAGTTTTGTTTAGTTCAATCATATTAAAAAAAGCTAATGGATTATAATCCATTAGCCTCGATAAGTCTAGATTGATGATCAGCAATAAGAGGATCAATTACTTCATCAAATAGACCATCATTCATGATGTAATCAAGTCTATATAAAGTCAAGGTGATTCGATGATCACTGATTCTATTTTGTGGATAATTATATGTTCTAATTCTTCCACTTCTATCACCAGTACCAACTTGTTCTTTTCTAGTAGCACCTTCTGATTCCATTTTCTTTTGAGTCTCAATATCGCAAAGTTTAGCTTTTAAAACTTTCATAGCTCTATCTTTGTTTTTATGTTGAGACTTTTGATCCTGGTTGGTAACTACAATTCCAGAAGGAATATGAGTGATTCTAACGGCTGAATCTGTAGTATTTACAGATTGACCACCATTACCACTGGCTCTCATAACATCAATTTTTAAATCATTTGGATCAATTTCAACTTCTACATCATCAACTTCTGGCATAACTGCTACAGTTATTGCTGATGTATGAACTCTACCTTGTGATTCTGTTGCAGGAACTCTTTGAACTCTATGTGTACCACCTTCGAATTTTAACTTCGAATAAACATGGTCACCTTTAACTAGAATTACAACTTCCTTATATCCACCAGATTCACTCTCACTAGAGCTCATGATTTCAACTTTCCAATTATTGTTTTCTGCATATCTTAAATAACCTCTGAAAAGGTCACCAACAAAGATAGCAGCTTCATCGCCACCTGCACCTGCTCTTAACTCTAAATAAATATTTTTATCGTCATTAGGATCTTTTGGAATCATTAAGAATTTAATTTCATCTTCTAAGATAGGTTTTCTTGTTTCTAATTCTTTAAGTTCTTCTTTTGCTAATTCTCCAAGTTCTGGATCATCTAACATAGATTTATTTTCGTCAATGTCATCCATTAACTTAATATACTCTCTTGCTTTAGTAACAATAGGTTGCATGTTAGACTGCTCTTTAGAAAGATCAGTCATTCTTTTTATATCATTTGTAATATCAGGAGCCATCAATAAATTATTGATCTCTTCGTGTCTATTAATAAATGGTAGTAATCTGTTTTTTAACATATATATATTTTAGTTTATATTCAAATTATATAGCGTTAACTTTGATTTGTAATCTACCAACTTTTCTTGATGCAGTTTCTTTTTTAAGAACACCTTTAGATACACAATGGTGTAAATATTTGTTTGCAGTTTTCATTGTTTCGATTGCTTTTTCTTTATCAGCTGATTCGATTGCTGCTAATACATTTTTTGTAACATTTTTGATTCTAGTTTTATAAAATCTATTTCTTTCAGTTTTAACTGCAGTCTGTCTTGCTCTTTTTTCAGAAGATTTGTGATTTGCCATTTTATTTAACCTCTTTGTAAAATTTTTAAGGGTAGAATATTACCTAAAGTATCTTAAACAAAGTTTAATTTTAGGAAGATTTAATGAAACTATTCGGAACTGATGGAGTTAGAGGGAAAGCTGGTGATTTTTTAGATGCCATGACAGTGCTAAAATTAGCTAAAGCTGCAGGCATTTATTTTAGAAAACATTCAACAACTAAGAAAATTCTTGTGGGGAAAGACACAAGACGAAGTGGTTATATGATAGAAAATGCACTTGTAAGTGGTTTAACAGCT
This region includes:
- the prfA gene encoding peptide chain release factor 1, which translates into the protein MLKNRLLPFINRHEEINNLLMAPDITNDIKRMTDLSKEQSNMQPIVTKAREYIKLMDDIDENKSMLDDPELGELAKEELKELETRKPILEDEIKFLMIPKDPNDDKNIYLELRAGAGGDEAAIFVGDLFRGYLRYAENNNWKVEIMSSSESESGGYKEVVILVKGDHVYSKLKFEGGTHRVQRVPATESQGRVHTSAITVAVMPEVDDVEVEIDPNDLKIDVMRASGNGGQSVNTTDSAVRITHIPSGIVVTNQDQKSQHKNKDRAMKVLKAKLCDIETQKKMESEGATRKEQVGTGDRSGRIRTYNYPQNRISDHRITLTLYRLDYIMNDGLFDEVIDPLIADHQSRLIEANGL
- the rpsT gene encoding 30S ribosomal protein S20 — encoded protein: MANHKSSEKRARQTAVKTERNRFYKTRIKNVTKNVLAAIESADKEKAIETMKTANKYLHHCVSKGVLKKETASRKVGRLQIKVNAI
- a CDS encoding substrate-binding domain-containing protein, which produces MTFKKTSMALFASALLATTLSARDQIKIVGSSTVYPFSSSVAEEFGATTKFPTPVVESTGTGGGMKLFCAGNDIDTPDITNASRRMKDKEFTMCQENGVTDITEAIIGFDGIAISQSASVKAFNVTKAQLALAVAAEVPSTDGKSLIANPYKKWSDIDASLPEREIIVYGPPKSSGTRDSFEELVLQHVFEKMDVYTNLYKADEKANKKYKAYSVIRTDGVYVESGENDNLIVQKLTKNEAAIGIFGYSFLEENKDKVVGLSIDNTMPTAETISSGKYPIARSMFFYIKNSHAKDVKPLNDYTNLFMSEKMIGKDGILKELGLIVLPDDVRSAARTKVMNNEKLTLEALKH